In a single window of the Osmerus eperlanus chromosome 4, fOsmEpe2.1, whole genome shotgun sequence genome:
- the LOC134018869 gene encoding ninjurin-1-like translates to MNHYANKKSAAESLLDVALLMANASQLKAVLEQGPAVSLYTPLIALTSISLCLQVTVGVLLIFIVRWNLNDESKHFRLNLMENLSTCMVFIIVVVNVFITAFGVQRPNQSG, encoded by the exons ATGAACCACTATGCCAACAAGAAGAGTGCAGCAGAAAGCTTGCTGGATGTGGCTCTGCTCATGGCGAACGCCTCCCAGCTGAAGGCTGTTCTGGAGCAAGGGCCAGCCGtctccctctacaccccccTCATCGCCCTCACCAGcatctccctctgcctgcaggTCACTGTGGGGGTTCTGCTCATCTTCATCG TACGGTGGAACCTAAATGATGAAAGCAAACACTTCAGATTAAACCTGATGGAGAACCTGTCCACATGCATGGTCTTCATCATAGTGGTGGTCAATGTCTTCATCACAGCCTTCGGAGTTCAGAGACCAAACCAGAGCGGTTGA
- the LOC134018867 gene encoding uncharacterized protein LOC134018867, translating into MSSATASAVDVPRTDNAIHGQNHSGQCTPMPLPALGSQRIVQGNGTSVGTVISLLCPPRHRLVGGVVCVWGSNSTRWFGDTPWCEPPPQNENFGFHVAVVASIVSAAIILLMSMAFLTCCLHDCVKKEERKKEEREMGLWPQMEGNRSSYYNHKGRNNNNNTQEKALTLWDNYDPNLCDHRRHCRCYEQYPYAVTGSASTFGPPLSSAAFPCRVYKQPLLPQNSGLYQHPASSQTAAPPQYPGPPRTSGLGQSSALSSISGPVWHHGGQEMGASVMTRPPLEDSRRMSGQLLSAQDCSIRVISV; encoded by the exons ATGtcatcagcaacagcttcagCGGTTGATGTGCCCAGGACCGACAACGCGATACATGGACAAAATCATTCCG GCCAGTGCACCCCCATGCCCTTGCCAGCACTGGGTAGCCAGAGAATTGTCCAGGGTAATGGCACCAGTGTGGGCACAGTGATCTCACTTCTCTGCCCACCCAGACATCGACTGGTAGgaggagtggtgtgtgtctggggctccAACAGCACCCGCTGGTTTGGAGACACACCCTGGTGTGAAC CCCCACCCCAGAATGAGAACTTTGGCTTCCATGTAGCGGTGGTGGCATCCATAGTGAGTGCAGCCATCATCCTTCTTATGTCAATGGCTTTCCTCACCTGCTGTTTGCATGACTGTGtcaagaaagaagagaggaaaaaagaggagag GGAGATGGGTCTATGGCCCCAGATGGAGGGAAACAGGTcctcctactacaaccacaaGGGCAGGAACAATAATAACAACACCCAAGAAAAGGCCCTGACACTCTGGGATAACTACGACCCTAACTTGTGTGATCATAGAAGACACTGCAG GTGTTATGAACAGTATCCCTACGCTGTGACTGGGTCAGCCTCGACCTTCGGACCGCCCTTGTCGTCAGCTGCTTTCCCCTGCAGAGTGTACAAGCAGCCACTCTTGCCCCAAAACTCTGGCCTCTACCAGCACCCAGCATCTTCTCAGACCGCTGCCCCACCCCAGTACCCAGGTCCACCTCGGACCAGCGGCCTGGGCCAGAGCTCAGCTTTATCGTCCATCTCAGGTCCTGTGTGGCATCATGGTGGACAGGAGATGGGTGCGTCTGTGATGACTCGTCCACCTCTGGAGGACTCCAGACGGATGAGTGGACAGCTGCTCTCTGCCCAGGATTGCTCCATACGGGTCATATCTGTGTGA
- the LOC134018868 gene encoding caspase recruitment domain-containing protein 19-like isoform X5, producing MELADGYHEQLQRDSQSLCSDQRMDTELVDKLVLQLNRIYPQILSDKEAQRFRNLRVPTTVRLAELLVHLQGKGEEACHEFYRGLHIHAEDIYFSLPTRVRRRGPLFFLSCFSLAVGLAMLYYCGEVKAMKGPGSLLQYSALRLSRGASDVLISYADDGARKI from the exons ATGGAACTGGCAG ACGGTTACCATGAGCAGctccagagagacagccagtcCCTGTGTTCAGACCAGCGAATGGACACAGAACTGGTGGACAAACTGGTCCTCCAGCTCAACAGAATCTACCCCCAGATATTGAGTGACAAAGAGGCCCAGAGA TTCCGTAACTTGAGGGTCCCCACCACAGTCCGGTTGGCTGAGCTGCTGGTGCACCTGCAGGGGAAGGGCGAGGAGGCGTGTCATGAGTTctacagagggcttcacatccaCGCTGAGGACATCTACTTCAGCCTACCCACCAGAGTCAGGCGCAGAG GACCGTTGTTCTTCTTAAGTTGTTTCAGTCTGGCAGTGGGCCTGGCCATGCTCTACTATTGTGGGG AGGTGAAGGCAATGAAGGGTCCAGGTTCATTGCTGCAGTACTCAGCTCTCAGACTGAGCAGGGGAGCCAGTGATGTTCTGATATCGTACGCCGATGATGGAGCCAGAAAAATATAA
- the LOC134018868 gene encoding caspase recruitment domain-containing protein 19-like isoform X3, producing the protein MELADGYHEQLQRDSQSLCSDQRMDTELVDKLVLQLNRIYPQILSDKEAQRFRNLRVPTTVRLAELLVHLQGKGEEACHEFYRGLHIHAEDIYFSLPTRVRRRGPLFFLSCFSLAVGLAMLYYCGAEVKAMKGPGSLLQYSALRLSRGASDVLISYADDGARKI; encoded by the exons ATGGAACTGGCAG ACGGTTACCATGAGCAGctccagagagacagccagtcCCTGTGTTCAGACCAGCGAATGGACACAGAACTGGTGGACAAACTGGTCCTCCAGCTCAACAGAATCTACCCCCAGATATTGAGTGACAAAGAGGCCCAGAGA TTCCGTAACTTGAGGGTCCCCACCACAGTCCGGTTGGCTGAGCTGCTGGTGCACCTGCAGGGGAAGGGCGAGGAGGCGTGTCATGAGTTctacagagggcttcacatccaCGCTGAGGACATCTACTTCAGCCTACCCACCAGAGTCAGGCGCAGAG GACCGTTGTTCTTCTTAAGTTGTTTCAGTCTGGCAGTGGGCCTGGCCATGCTCTACTATTGTGGGG CAGAGGTGAAGGCAATGAAGGGTCCAGGTTCATTGCTGCAGTACTCAGCTCTCAGACTGAGCAGGGGAGCCAGTGATGTTCTGATATCGTACGCCGATGATGGAGCCAGAAAAATATAA
- the LOC134018868 gene encoding caspase recruitment domain-containing protein 19-like isoform X4: MDTELVDKLVLQLNRIYPQILSDKEAQRFRNLRVPTTVRLAELLVHLQGKGEEACHEFYRGLHIHAEDIYFSLPTRVRRRETADPIWTNTGAGRRERYVLNDRGPLFFLSCFSLAVGLAMLYYCGAEVKAMKGPGSLLQYSALRLSRGASDVLISYADDGARKI, encoded by the exons ATGGACACAGAACTGGTGGACAAACTGGTCCTCCAGCTCAACAGAATCTACCCCCAGATATTGAGTGACAAAGAGGCCCAGAGA TTCCGTAACTTGAGGGTCCCCACCACAGTCCGGTTGGCTGAGCTGCTGGTGCACCTGCAGGGGAAGGGCGAGGAGGCGTGTCATGAGTTctacagagggcttcacatccaCGCTGAGGACATCTACTTCAGCCTACCCACCAGAGTCAGGCGCAGAG AGACGGCAGACCCAATCTGGACTAACACAGGGGCCGGGCGCAGAGAGAGATATGTACTTAATGACAGGG GACCGTTGTTCTTCTTAAGTTGTTTCAGTCTGGCAGTGGGCCTGGCCATGCTCTACTATTGTGGGG CAGAGGTGAAGGCAATGAAGGGTCCAGGTTCATTGCTGCAGTACTCAGCTCTCAGACTGAGCAGGGGAGCCAGTGATGTTCTGATATCGTACGCCGATGATGGAGCCAGAAAAATATAA
- the LOC134018868 gene encoding caspase recruitment domain-containing protein 19-like isoform X2 yields MELADGYHEQLQRDSQSLCSDQRMDTELVDKLVLQLNRIYPQILSDKEAQRFRNLRVPTTVRLAELLVHLQGKGEEACHEFYRGLHIHAEDIYFSLPTRVRRRETADPIWTNTGAGRRERYVLNDRGPLFFLSCFSLAVGLAMLYYCGEVKAMKGPGSLLQYSALRLSRGASDVLISYADDGARKI; encoded by the exons ATGGAACTGGCAG ACGGTTACCATGAGCAGctccagagagacagccagtcCCTGTGTTCAGACCAGCGAATGGACACAGAACTGGTGGACAAACTGGTCCTCCAGCTCAACAGAATCTACCCCCAGATATTGAGTGACAAAGAGGCCCAGAGA TTCCGTAACTTGAGGGTCCCCACCACAGTCCGGTTGGCTGAGCTGCTGGTGCACCTGCAGGGGAAGGGCGAGGAGGCGTGTCATGAGTTctacagagggcttcacatccaCGCTGAGGACATCTACTTCAGCCTACCCACCAGAGTCAGGCGCAGAG AGACGGCAGACCCAATCTGGACTAACACAGGGGCCGGGCGCAGAGAGAGATATGTACTTAATGACAGGG GACCGTTGTTCTTCTTAAGTTGTTTCAGTCTGGCAGTGGGCCTGGCCATGCTCTACTATTGTGGGG AGGTGAAGGCAATGAAGGGTCCAGGTTCATTGCTGCAGTACTCAGCTCTCAGACTGAGCAGGGGAGCCAGTGATGTTCTGATATCGTACGCCGATGATGGAGCCAGAAAAATATAA
- the LOC134018868 gene encoding caspase recruitment domain-containing protein 19-like isoform X1, which yields MELADGYHEQLQRDSQSLCSDQRMDTELVDKLVLQLNRIYPQILSDKEAQRFRNLRVPTTVRLAELLVHLQGKGEEACHEFYRGLHIHAEDIYFSLPTRVRRRETADPIWTNTGAGRRERYVLNDRGPLFFLSCFSLAVGLAMLYYCGAEVKAMKGPGSLLQYSALRLSRGASDVLISYADDGARKI from the exons ATGGAACTGGCAG ACGGTTACCATGAGCAGctccagagagacagccagtcCCTGTGTTCAGACCAGCGAATGGACACAGAACTGGTGGACAAACTGGTCCTCCAGCTCAACAGAATCTACCCCCAGATATTGAGTGACAAAGAGGCCCAGAGA TTCCGTAACTTGAGGGTCCCCACCACAGTCCGGTTGGCTGAGCTGCTGGTGCACCTGCAGGGGAAGGGCGAGGAGGCGTGTCATGAGTTctacagagggcttcacatccaCGCTGAGGACATCTACTTCAGCCTACCCACCAGAGTCAGGCGCAGAG AGACGGCAGACCCAATCTGGACTAACACAGGGGCCGGGCGCAGAGAGAGATATGTACTTAATGACAGGG GACCGTTGTTCTTCTTAAGTTGTTTCAGTCTGGCAGTGGGCCTGGCCATGCTCTACTATTGTGGGG CAGAGGTGAAGGCAATGAAGGGTCCAGGTTCATTGCTGCAGTACTCAGCTCTCAGACTGAGCAGGGGAGCCAGTGATGTTCTGATATCGTACGCCGATGATGGAGCCAGAAAAATATAA